Proteins from a genomic interval of Geodermatophilus obscurus DSM 43160:
- the pyrH gene encoding UMP kinase, with the protein MSAPTAFQPADGAGYKRVLLKLSGEAFGGGKVGVDSGIVQDIATQLAEVVHGGTQVAVVVGGGNFFRGAELSQAGMDRRHADYMGMLGTVMNCLALQAFCEQVGLETRVQTAIEMGQVAEPYIPRKAVRHLQKGRLVIFGAGAGMPYFSTDTVAAQRALEIGCQVLLMAKNGVDGVYDDDPRTNSDAMMYEDLDYATVLAKQLKVADATAISLCMDNSMPIVVFNLLEPGNIARAVAGERIGTLISDPA; encoded by the coding sequence CTGTCCGCACCCACCGCGTTCCAGCCCGCTGACGGTGCGGGCTACAAGCGGGTCCTGCTCAAGCTCTCCGGAGAGGCCTTCGGCGGCGGCAAGGTCGGCGTCGACTCGGGGATCGTGCAGGACATCGCGACCCAGCTGGCCGAGGTCGTGCACGGCGGCACCCAGGTCGCCGTGGTGGTCGGTGGCGGCAACTTCTTCCGCGGCGCCGAGTTGTCCCAAGCCGGGATGGACCGCCGGCACGCCGACTACATGGGCATGCTGGGCACGGTCATGAACTGCCTGGCGCTGCAGGCCTTCTGCGAGCAGGTGGGCCTGGAGACGCGCGTGCAGACGGCGATCGAGATGGGCCAGGTCGCCGAGCCCTACATCCCGCGCAAGGCCGTGCGGCACCTGCAGAAGGGCCGGCTGGTCATCTTCGGCGCCGGCGCCGGCATGCCGTACTTCTCCACCGACACGGTGGCCGCCCAGCGCGCCCTGGAGATCGGCTGCCAGGTGCTGCTCATGGCCAAGAACGGGGTGGACGGCGTCTACGACGACGACCCCCGCACCAACTCCGACGCCATGATGTACGAGGACCTGGACTACGCCACCGTGCTGGCCAAGCAGCTGAAGGTCGCCGACGCGACGGCCATCAGCCTGTGCATGGACAACAGCATGCCGATCGTCGTGTTCAACCTGCTGGAGCCCGGGAACATCGCCCGCGCCGTGGCAGGTGAGAGGATCGGGACGCTGATCAGCGACCCGGCCTGA
- the tsf gene encoding translation elongation factor Ts, whose amino-acid sequence MADFTAADVKRLRDATGAGMMDCKKALTEADGDYDKAVEFLRVKGAKDVGKRLERSTTNGVVVSRDGALLELDCETDFVAKNADFVKLAERLLDVVLAQKPADVDALLATEVDGQTVAALVEGESARIGEKLVLSRFAVFDGQTATYLHKRATDLPPAIGVAVQYSGGSEEAARSLAMHIAAARPRYLSREEVPAEAVETERRVAEQTAKEEGKPEQAITRIVEGRVNAYYKDFVLLEQPSITEPKRTVKQIVDEAGLTVERFARFEVGQA is encoded by the coding sequence ATGGCTGACTTCACCGCGGCCGACGTCAAGCGTCTCCGCGACGCCACCGGCGCCGGCATGATGGACTGCAAGAAGGCGCTCACCGAGGCCGACGGCGACTACGACAAGGCCGTCGAGTTCCTGCGCGTCAAGGGCGCCAAGGACGTCGGCAAGCGCCTGGAGCGCTCGACGACCAACGGCGTCGTCGTCAGCAGGGACGGCGCTCTGCTCGAGCTGGACTGCGAGACCGACTTCGTCGCCAAGAACGCGGACTTCGTCAAGCTGGCCGAGCGCCTGCTGGACGTCGTCCTCGCGCAGAAGCCGGCCGACGTCGACGCGCTGCTCGCCACCGAGGTCGACGGCCAGACCGTCGCCGCGCTGGTCGAGGGCGAGTCGGCCCGCATCGGCGAAAAGCTGGTGCTGAGCCGGTTCGCGGTCTTCGACGGCCAGACCGCCACGTACCTGCACAAGCGGGCCACCGACCTGCCCCCGGCGATCGGTGTCGCGGTGCAGTACAGCGGCGGCAGCGAGGAGGCCGCGCGCAGCCTCGCGATGCACATCGCCGCGGCCCGCCCGCGCTACCTGTCCCGCGAGGAGGTCCCGGCCGAGGCGGTCGAGACCGAGCGCCGCGTGGCCGAGCAGACCGCCAAGGAGGAGGGCAAGCCCGAGCAGGCGATCACCAGGATCGTCGAGGGCCGGGTCAACGCCTACTACAAGGACTTCGTCCTCCTCGAGCAGCCGTCGATCACCGAGCCCAAGCGCACGGTCAAGCAGATCGTCGACGAGGCCGGCCTGACCGTGGAGCGGTTCGCCCGCTTCGAGGTCGGCCAGGCCTGA
- the rpsB gene encoding 30S ribosomal protein S2 — protein sequence MAVVSMKQLLDSGVHFGHQTRRWNPKMKRFIFTERNGIYIIDLQQTLGYIDNAYEFVKQTVAHGGSILFVGTKRQAQEVIAEQAQRVGMPYVNQRWLGGMLTNFSTVHKRLQRLKELEDMEQTGVLVSLSKKEQLGLTREKAKLERSLGGIRDMQKVPSAVWIVDTKKEHIAVGEARKLNIPVVAILDTNCDPDEVDYKIPGNDDAIRSAALLTRVIADAVAEGLMARSASQANAGREDGGQQAIGGDEPLADWERELLTGQQGDAAADAAADAVATPLPETPAEPPAVTASEIAPVEGVPATGGTDTGTQGAQNG from the coding sequence ATGGCAGTCGTCAGCATGAAGCAGCTGCTCGACAGCGGCGTCCACTTCGGGCACCAGACCCGTCGCTGGAACCCGAAGATGAAGCGCTTCATCTTCACCGAGCGCAACGGCATCTACATCATCGACCTGCAGCAGACGCTCGGGTACATCGACAACGCCTACGAGTTCGTCAAGCAGACGGTCGCGCACGGCGGCTCGATCCTGTTCGTCGGCACCAAGCGCCAGGCGCAGGAGGTCATCGCCGAGCAGGCGCAGCGGGTCGGCATGCCCTATGTCAACCAGCGCTGGCTGGGCGGCATGCTCACCAACTTCTCCACCGTGCACAAGCGGCTGCAGCGGCTCAAGGAGCTCGAGGACATGGAGCAGACCGGCGTGCTGGTCAGCCTGTCCAAGAAGGAGCAGCTGGGCCTCACCCGCGAGAAGGCCAAGCTCGAGCGCAGCCTCGGCGGTATCCGCGACATGCAGAAGGTGCCCAGCGCCGTCTGGATCGTGGACACCAAGAAGGAGCACATCGCCGTCGGCGAGGCGCGCAAGCTGAACATCCCGGTCGTCGCGATCCTCGACACCAACTGCGACCCCGACGAGGTCGACTACAAGATCCCGGGCAACGACGACGCCATCCGCAGCGCCGCGCTGCTGACCCGCGTCATCGCCGACGCCGTGGCCGAGGGCCTCATGGCCCGGTCGGCCTCGCAGGCCAACGCCGGCCGTGAGGACGGCGGCCAGCAGGCCATCGGCGGCGACGAGCCGCTGGCCGACTGGGAGCGGGAGCTGCTCACCGGGCAGCAGGGGGACGCCGCTGCCGACGCCGCTGCCGACGCCGTGGCCACCCCGCTGCCGGAGACCCCGGCCGAGCCCCCGGCCGTGACCGCGAGCGAGATCGCCCCGGTCGAGGGCGTCCCCGCCACCGGCGGCACGGACACCGGCACCCAGGGCGCCCAGAACGGCTGA
- a CDS encoding M23 family metallopeptidase: MRRRVLAPLLLLVAPLLLLVALLSAGAPALAAPTPPPDVSAGPWARPVDGAVTRPFDPPPHRYGPGHRGADLAGAPGTPVLAAGDGVVVFTGMVAGRPVVSVDHAGGLRTTYEPVDAVVGAGRPVARGTVLGTLVGGHAGCPVATCLHWGLRRGEVYLDPLSLLEPPEVRLLPMG; the protein is encoded by the coding sequence GTGCGCCGACGCGTCCTCGCTCCCCTGCTGCTCCTGGTGGCTCCGCTGCTGCTCCTGGTGGCTCTGCTCTCCGCGGGTGCGCCGGCCCTCGCCGCGCCCACCCCGCCGCCCGACGTCTCGGCCGGCCCGTGGGCACGACCCGTGGACGGCGCGGTGACCCGCCCCTTCGACCCGCCACCGCACAGGTACGGGCCCGGGCACCGCGGCGCCGACCTCGCCGGGGCACCGGGGACCCCGGTCCTGGCCGCAGGGGACGGGGTCGTCGTCTTCACCGGGATGGTGGCCGGGCGGCCGGTGGTCAGCGTCGACCACGCCGGTGGCCTGCGGACGACGTACGAGCCGGTCGACGCGGTGGTGGGCGCGGGCCGGCCGGTCGCTCGCGGCACGGTGCTGGGGACCCTCGTCGGAGGCCACGCCGGCTGCCCGGTCGCGACCTGTCTGCACTGGGGTCTGCGCCGCGGCGAGGTCTACCTCGACCCGCTGTCGCTGCTGGAGCCGCCCGAGGTCCGGCTGCTGCCGATGGGCTGA
- a CDS encoding antibiotic biosynthesis monooxygenase family protein: MVLEHALLPVVPGREADFEAASAEARSLIAASPGSRRLSLSRCLERPGAYLLLIE, encoded by the coding sequence GTGGTCCTCGAGCACGCACTGCTGCCGGTCGTCCCCGGACGGGAGGCCGACTTCGAGGCGGCCTCCGCCGAGGCCCGCTCGCTGATCGCCGCGAGCCCGGGCTCCCGGCGACTCTCGTTGTCGCGCTGCCTCGAGCGGCCGGGCGCCTACCTGCTGCTCATCGAGTAG
- the whiG gene encoding RNA polymerase sigma factor WhiG, which produces MTKAAIDRLDETPEDADAALAELWAGYVADRAPELRDRLILHYAPLVKYVAGRVGSGLPAHVEQADLVSYGTFGLIDAITRYQPSREVKFESYAMARIRGAIIDELRSTDWIPRSVRMKARQFERTVALLESRLQRSPSEEEVAAEMDMDVEDVRKFLGQLSLVNVVALDELLSDDEGGAPRLVDTLQDTSALDPQAMAEHSEARQLLARAVEQLPEREKVVVSLYYFEGLTLADIGRVLGVTESRICQLHTKAVLHLRTKLADIA; this is translated from the coding sequence GTGACCAAGGCCGCCATCGACCGGCTCGACGAGACCCCGGAGGACGCCGACGCCGCGCTGGCCGAGCTGTGGGCCGGCTACGTCGCCGACCGGGCGCCGGAGCTGCGCGACCGGCTGATCCTGCACTACGCGCCGCTGGTGAAGTACGTCGCCGGCCGCGTCGGCAGCGGTCTGCCCGCGCACGTCGAGCAGGCCGACCTGGTCTCCTACGGCACGTTCGGCCTGATCGACGCGATCACCCGCTACCAGCCCTCCCGCGAGGTCAAGTTCGAGAGCTACGCGATGGCCCGCATCCGCGGCGCGATCATCGACGAGCTCCGCAGCACCGACTGGATCCCGCGGTCGGTGCGGATGAAGGCCCGGCAGTTCGAGCGCACGGTGGCCCTCCTCGAGAGCCGGCTGCAGCGCAGCCCCTCCGAGGAGGAGGTGGCCGCCGAGATGGACATGGACGTCGAGGACGTCCGCAAGTTCCTCGGCCAGCTCTCCCTGGTCAACGTCGTCGCCCTCGACGAGCTGCTCTCCGACGACGAGGGCGGCGCTCCCCGTCTGGTGGACACACTGCAGGACACCAGCGCGCTGGACCCGCAGGCCATGGCCGAGCACAGCGAGGCCCGCCAGCTGCTGGCGCGCGCGGTGGAGCAGCTGCCCGAACGGGAGAAGGTCGTCGTCAGCCTCTACTACTTCGAGGGCCTGACCCTGGCCGACATCGGCCGCGTCCTCGGCGTCACCGAGAGCCGGATCTGCCAGCTGCACACCAAGGCGGTGCTGCACCTGCGCACGAAGCTCGCCGACATCGCGTGA
- a CDS encoding tyrosine recombinase XerC, producing the protein MTARTADARAALPPVLAEALAGYEEHLRTQRDLSEHTVRGYVGDAVWLLDHLVRRGGTRVDDLDLATLRSWLAQGRTRGAGRATTARRAAAARSFTGWLRRAGLTAEDVGLRLVSPKAQRTLPDVLAPDQARVVVESAAGAEEPVGLRDAVVLELLYASGIRVSELVGLDVDDVDRGRRLLRVLGKGRKERSVPYGVPAERALDAWLTRGRPALATERSGPALLLGLRGGRLDAREVRRTVHAAVAAAPGAPDIGPHGLRHSAATHVLEGGADLRSVQELLGHASLATTQIYTHVTVERLRAVHAQAHPRA; encoded by the coding sequence GTGACTGCCCGCACCGCCGACGCGCGCGCTGCGCTGCCGCCGGTGCTGGCGGAGGCGCTGGCCGGGTACGAGGAGCACCTGCGCACCCAGCGCGACCTCTCCGAGCACACCGTCCGCGGCTACGTCGGCGACGCGGTCTGGCTGCTGGACCACCTGGTCCGCCGTGGCGGCACCCGGGTCGACGACCTGGACCTGGCGACGCTGCGCAGCTGGCTGGCCCAGGGCCGCACCCGCGGTGCCGGCCGGGCGACCACCGCCCGGCGCGCCGCGGCCGCCCGGTCGTTCACCGGCTGGCTGCGCCGGGCCGGCCTCACTGCCGAGGACGTCGGCCTGCGGCTGGTCAGCCCCAAGGCGCAGCGCACGCTCCCCGACGTGCTGGCCCCCGACCAGGCCCGCGTGGTCGTCGAGTCGGCGGCCGGGGCCGAGGAGCCGGTCGGCCTGCGCGACGCGGTGGTCCTCGAGCTGCTCTACGCCAGCGGGATCCGGGTCAGCGAGCTGGTCGGCCTCGACGTGGACGACGTCGACCGGGGCCGTCGCCTGCTGCGCGTGCTGGGCAAGGGCCGCAAGGAGCGCAGCGTCCCCTACGGCGTCCCGGCCGAGCGGGCGCTGGACGCCTGGCTCACCCGGGGCCGGCCGGCGCTGGCCACGGAGCGGTCGGGCCCGGCGCTGCTGCTCGGCCTGCGCGGTGGGCGGCTGGACGCCCGCGAGGTCCGCCGCACCGTCCACGCCGCCGTGGCCGCCGCGCCGGGTGCTCCCGACATCGGCCCGCACGGCCTGCGGCACTCCGCCGCCACCCACGTGCTCGAGGGCGGCGCGGACCTGCGCTCGGTGCAGGAGCTGCTCGGGCACGCGAGCCTCGCGACCACCCAGATCTACACGCACGTCACCGTGGAGCGGCTGCGTGCCGTCCACGCGCAGGCGCACCCGCGTGCCTGA